One genomic region from Fibrobacter sp. encodes:
- a CDS encoding family 16 glycosylhydrolase — MNLKKSLAVVAVAAAAVCAKDYSGAELYTLDEYMYGKYEARMYMGATSGTISSMFLYHNGSETGEGPWVEVDIEVLGKNPSSFQSNIITGRAGAQVTSEKHHSVSPAANAGFHTYGIEWTPNYVRWTVDGVEVRKTVGGQVSDLKLTQGLRFNLWSSEDPGWVGAFNDNNLPIFQFINWVKAYKYTPGQGENGSDFTLDWTDNFDTFDGSRWGKGNWTFDGNRVDLTENNIYSKDGMLILALTKKGQEMFNGQVPKDNEVLPQSSSSSQVQPQSSSSSQQNPWQPQSSSSSNPWVDVQPVSSSSRVTDLEINPNLPTEGPADPIEITDPLQPFDPAAIKQNRDIKLQKKSRGTVNAKGERVNKANASRYRVDFEL; from the coding sequence ATGAATCTTAAAAAGTCTCTCGCTGTGGTTGCTGTTGCCGCCGCAGCTGTATGTGCCAAGGATTATTCCGGCGCTGAACTTTACACCCTCGACGAATACATGTACGGCAAGTACGAAGCCCGTATGTACATGGGTGCTACTTCCGGAACCATCAGTTCCATGTTCCTCTACCACAACGGCTCTGAAACCGGCGAAGGCCCCTGGGTCGAAGTTGATATCGAAGTCCTGGGCAAGAATCCCAGCAGTTTCCAGTCCAATATCATTACTGGTAGAGCTGGCGCTCAGGTCACAAGCGAAAAGCATCATTCCGTAAGCCCCGCTGCAAACGCAGGTTTCCACACCTACGGCATCGAATGGACTCCCAACTACGTCCGTTGGACTGTAGACGGCGTCGAAGTCCGTAAGACAGTAGGCGGCCAGGTTTCCGATCTTAAGCTTACTCAGGGCCTTCGCTTTAATCTCTGGTCCAGCGAGGATCCGGGTTGGGTGGGCGCATTCAACGACAACAACCTCCCCATCTTCCAGTTCATCAACTGGGTGAAGGCCTATAAGTACACTCCGGGCCAGGGCGAAAACGGATCCGACTTTACCCTGGACTGGACAGACAATTTTGATACTTTTGACGGCAGCCGCTGGGGCAAGGGCAACTGGACCTTCGACGGCAACCGCGTTGACCTTACCGAAAACAACATCTATTCCAAGGATGGCATGCTGATTCTCGCCCTCACCAAGAAGGGCCAGGAAATGTTCAACGGCCAGGTTCCCAAGGACAATGAAGTGCTCCCCCAGAGCTCCAGCAGTTCCCAGGTGCAGCCTCAGTCCTCCTCCAGTAGCCAGCAGAACCCTTGGCAGCCCCAGTCCTCCTCTAGCAGCAATCCCTGGGTTGATGTTCAGCCCGTTTCATCCAGTTCCCGGGTTACTGATCTTGAAATCAACCCGAACCTGCCGACGGAAGGTCCTGCCGATCCCATCGAAATTACCGATCCTCTCCAGCCCTTTGATCCGGCAGCCATCAAGCAGAACCGCGACATCAAGCTCCAAAAGAAGAGCCGCGGTACTGTGAACGCCAAGGGCGAACGAGTGAACAAGGCTAACGCAAGCCGTTACCGCGTGGACTTTGAACTTTAA
- a CDS encoding GntR family transcriptional regulator → MKDRIIRQLLNTPHKDGDRLPSVRSMIEAYGASSGTVQAVLKTLAESSMICKIQGKGCFWGKDPTLTAVPEIRLSTMEKLNRDFDQDFKQGFLKPSTPLPQGKELSARYNVSQNTLRKFLENKVNQGLLAKQGRQYFFYNRRKAENKENLSELIFVTRCNSWGGFTAESERELDFLRLVYKTAGANRYKLTLFGINDATGELIDRNGNPCKLSEHPNAVGAILSTLLVQKFHPLLNFFASVKFPVAVWWEHPEENVPRSFLKKPNWTFFNSTFGKKPGVEMGRFLKKNGILEINYISPFHNSSWSKDRLAGLLDAGLTVHAYVDDEFASPWDYKQIARKKVEKHSVEIFARTLIREKLESLTTQAKEDGSILPCVCVNDEVAGILLEMGDNELTEQLIAFDNSMESYLQRIPSFDFNTEALIEHIFYYLSNPSAFGDKKKIHHILGNVVEK, encoded by the coding sequence GTGAAAGACCGAATTATACGACAGCTTCTGAATACACCCCACAAGGATGGCGATAGACTTCCTTCTGTTCGTTCCATGATCGAAGCCTACGGAGCCAGTTCCGGAACAGTCCAGGCTGTACTGAAAACTTTGGCCGAAAGTTCCATGATTTGCAAAATCCAGGGCAAGGGCTGCTTCTGGGGCAAGGATCCCACCTTGACGGCGGTTCCAGAAATCAGGCTATCCACCATGGAAAAACTGAACAGGGATTTTGACCAGGATTTCAAGCAAGGGTTCCTAAAGCCCAGCACTCCCCTACCCCAAGGCAAGGAACTTTCTGCCCGTTACAATGTTTCGCAAAACACCCTTCGAAAATTTCTAGAAAACAAGGTGAACCAGGGTCTCCTGGCAAAACAGGGGCGACAGTATTTCTTCTATAACCGACGTAAAGCCGAGAACAAGGAAAACCTTAGCGAACTCATCTTTGTAACCCGTTGCAATAGCTGGGGCGGCTTTACCGCCGAAAGTGAACGAGAACTGGATTTTTTGCGACTGGTGTACAAGACTGCTGGCGCAAACAGGTACAAGCTTACCTTGTTCGGCATCAACGACGCTACAGGCGAACTGATCGACCGTAACGGAAATCCTTGCAAGCTGTCAGAACATCCTAACGCCGTTGGAGCAATCCTTTCGACCCTACTGGTGCAGAAGTTCCACCCCCTGCTGAACTTCTTTGCCAGCGTAAAATTTCCTGTGGCCGTATGGTGGGAACATCCCGAAGAGAACGTTCCTAGAAGTTTCTTGAAAAAGCCGAACTGGACTTTCTTCAACTCCACCTTCGGTAAGAAACCTGGCGTGGAAATGGGACGATTCCTGAAGAAGAACGGGATCCTTGAAATCAATTACATTTCGCCCTTCCACAACAGTTCCTGGTCCAAGGATAGACTTGCAGGATTGCTGGACGCTGGCCTCACTGTACACGCCTATGTTGATGACGAATTCGCCAGCCCCTGGGACTATAAGCAGATTGCCCGCAAGAAGGTTGAAAAACATTCTGTAGAAATTTTTGCCAGAACCTTGATCCGCGAAAAATTGGAATCACTAACGACTCAGGCCAAGGAAGACGGAAGCATTCTACCGTGTGTATGCGTTAACGACGAAGTGGCCGGTATCCTGCTAGAGATGGGCGATAACGAATTAACGGAACAGCTCATCGCCTTCGACAACTCCATGGAAAGCTACCTGCAAAGAATTCCGTCCTTTGACTTCAATACCGAAGCGCTCATCGAGCACATCTTCTATTACCTGAGCAATCCATCAGCCTTTGGCGATAAAAAGAAAATCCACCACATTTTAGGAAATGTTGTTGAAAAATAG